Proteins encoded together in one Felis catus isolate Fca126 chromosome B3, F.catus_Fca126_mat1.0, whole genome shotgun sequence window:
- the CHGA gene encoding chromogranin-A — MRSAAVLALLFCAGQVIALPVNSPMNKGDTEVMKCIVEVISDTLSKPSPMPVSQECFETLRGDERILSILRHQNLLKELQDLALQGAKERAHQKKHSGLEDGLSEALEKQSDQAELKEVTEEASSKDAAEKRGDSKETEKNDGDTDGARPQASPEPERGSKVEEDNQAPGEQEASNTHPPASLPSQKHSGPQAQGDRGSLSQGPVDREKGLGVEQEQQAKREEEEEEEEDTEAGEKAVPEEEGPTAAFNPHPSLGYKETQRDETPGWPKALAVDGARKTGAEEAQPPEGKGAREHSRQEEEEEEMAEAPQGLFRGGKSRELEQEQEEEQLSNEWEDAKRWSRMDQLAKELTAEKRLEGEGEEEDPDSSMKLSFRARAYDFRGPGLQLRRGWRPSSREDSVEAGLPLQVRSYPEEKKEEEGSANRRPEDQELESLLAIEAELEKVAHQLQALRRG, encoded by the exons ATGCGCTCCGCCGCTGTCCTGGCGCTTCTGTTCTGCGCCGGGCAAG tcaTTGCCCTCCCTGTGAACAGCCCTATGAATAAAGGGGACACCGAG GTGATGAAGTGCATCGTTGAGGTCATCTCTGACACACTATCCAAGCCCAGCCCCATGCCTGTCAGCCAGGAGTGTTTCGAGACCCTCCGAGGAG ATGAACGGATCCTCTCAATCCTGCGACATCAGAATTTGCTGAAAGAGCTCCAAGATCTTGCTCTCCAAG GTGCCAAGGAGAGGGCACATCAGAAGAAACACAGCGGTCTTGAGGATGGACTCTCAGAGGCTCTTGAGAAGCAGAGTGACCAGGCAGAGCTGAAAG AGGTGACAGAAGAGGCATCCTCCAAGGATGCTGCGGAGAAAAGAGGGGATtctaaagagacagagaagaatgaTGGAGACACAGATGGAGCCAGGCCCCAGGCCTCCCCAGAGCCTGAACGAGGGTCCAAGGTCGAGGAAGACAACCAGGCCCCAGGGGAGCAGGAAGCCTCCaacacccaccccccagccagcCTTCCCAGCCAGAAACACTCAGGCCCACAGGcccagggggacagagggagcctCTCCCAGGGTCCGGTGGACAGAGAGAAGGGCCTGGGTGTAGAGCAAGAACAGCAGGCAAAgcgagaagaggaggaggaagaggaggaggacacaGAGGCTGGAGAGAAGGCTGTCCCCGAAGAAGAAGGCCCCACCGCAGCATTTAACCCCCACCCAAGCCTTGGCTACAAGGAGACCCAGAGGGACGAGA CTCCAGGATGGCCCAAGGCTCTGGCTGTGGATGGAGCCAGGAAGACCGGGGCTGAGGAGGCTCAGCCCCCCGAGGGGAAGGGGGCGCGGGAGCACTCtcggcaggaggaggaggaggaggagatggcagAGGCCCCTCAAGGCCTCTTCCGGGGCGGGAAGAGCAGGGAgctggagcaggagcaggaggaggagcagctgTCCAACGAGTGGGAAGATGCCAAGCGATGGAGCAGGATGGACCAGCTGGCCAAGGAGCTGACGGCTGAGAAGCggctggagggggagggcgaGGAGGAGGACCCCGACAGCTCCATGAAGCTCTCCTTCCGGGCCCGGGCCTACGACTTCAGGGGCCCTGGGCTGCAGCTGCGACGAGGCTGGAGGCCGTCCTCCCGGGAGGACAGCGTCGAGGCGGGCCTGCCCCTCCAGGTGCGCAGCTACccggaggagaagaaggaggaggagggcagtgcCAACCGCAGACCGGAG GACCAGGAGCTGGAAAGCCTGTTGGCCATCGAGGCAGAGCTGGAGAAGGTGGCCCACCAGCTGCAGGCACTGCGCCGGGGCTGA